In Zingiber officinale cultivar Zhangliang chromosome 1A, Zo_v1.1, whole genome shotgun sequence, a genomic segment contains:
- the LOC122028207 gene encoding helicase-like transcription factor CHR28, with protein MGDAGCEQPEQPVNDGREELNIQSIGNLDPARRLVKDTESCPLSNPESEAITCKLVMNVDASAQPSRRILPSSLMGNVSRSVFKPSLGNYKRLVGGRVLRSSFVGGNSSDTSTSFQPPAFVEVKSHTKMKPESRPLSNPESEAITCKMVMNVDASAQPSQRILPLSFMGNVSRSVFKPSLGNYKRLAGGRVLRSSFVGGNSTDTSTRFQPPAFVEVKSHTKMKPESRPLLNPESEAITCKLAMKVDASAQPSQRILPSSFMGNVSRSVFKPSLGNYKRLAGGRVLRSSFVGGNSIDTSTRLQPSAFVEVKSHTKMKPSVESIDNKHLLGRDISYRLLPSSFHGRSANIMQQPGISNEQKHLGMGDDRHIRDERHIYQEALQNLDQPQIEDDLPDTLLAVPLLKHQKIALAWMVQKENSVHCAGGILADDQGLGKTISMIALIQKQIAEQLNFTSANSSCIMPETLNLDEDGVSDLAMSKQQTERMTNSRVHSSSQNSKPAAGTLVVCPASVLRQWAQELDEKVPESAKLSVLIYHGGTRTKDPMELTEYHVVLTTYSIVTHEVPTHLLPSDDEKDELTCNKKRKAVPKKGNKQKRKGQRKKNSQHDIGSGPLSRVRWFRIILDEVQIIKNFRTQMSRSCSGLRAKRRWCLSGTPMQNSIDDLYSYFRFLKYDPYTDYSSFCTSIKYPISTNASSGYKKLQAVFKAILLRRTKGTLINGEPILKLPPKSIFLEKLDFSQEERQFYLQLEADSREQFKEYANAGTLKKNYANILLLLLRLRQACDHPILVKGFHSNTSGKNSMPMEQHLSRKTIVHLLNQLESSLGICDLCSDLAEDAVVTMCGHVFCYQCVSEHLTGDDNLCPATDCSNTIGYDSFFSRDILKRLISDDDTDEASTRYTCDPESVTHGHYISSKTKAVLDILMSISGSNTKIVDNLANSTNFKPNQLNLNPKVPEKVLIFSQWNGMLDLLEFSLDKYFIQYRRLDGTMSLTSRDKAVKDFNSDPEVTVMLMSLKAGSLGLNMVVARHVILLDLWWNPTTEEQAIDRVHRIGQTHPVKVSRITIKDTVEDRILALQEKKRKMISSAFGDDHGVNKASQLSVEDLKYLFNFFND; from the exons ATGGGTGATGCAGGATGTGAACAACCTGAACAGCCAGTTAATGATGGAAGAGAGGAACTGAACATCCAATCTATTGGAAACCTTGATCCTGCAAGGAGACTAGTCAAAGATACTGAGTCCTGCCCCTTGTCGAATCCTGAATCTGAGGCAATAACTTGTAAGCTGGTTATGAATGTGGATGCTTCTGCTCAACCTAGTCGGAGGATTCTTCCATCTTCTTTAATGGGAAATGTTTCCCGATCTGTATTTAAACCTAGCTTAGGAAATTATAAACGACTTGTTGGTGGAAGGGTTCTACGTTCATCTTTCGTTGGAGGAAACTCATCTGATACTTCAACAAGCTTTCAGCCACCAGCATTTGTAGAAGTAAAATCCCATACCAAGATGAAACCTGAGTCCCGCCCCTTGTCGAATCCTGAATCGGAGGCAATAACTTGTAAGATGGTTATGAATGTGGATGCTTCTGCTCAACCTAGTCAGAGGATTCTTCCATTATCTTTCATGGGAAATGTTTCCCGATCTGTATTTAAACCTAGCTTAGGAAATTATAAACGACTTGCTGGTGGAAGGGTTCTACGTTCATCTTTCGTCGGAGGAAACTCAACTGATACTTCAACAAGGTTTCAGCCACCAGCATTTGTAGAAGTAAAATCCCATACCAAGATGAAACCCGAGTCCCGCCCCTTGTTGAATCCTGAATCTGAGGCAATAACCTGTAAGCTGGCTATGAAAGTGGATGCTTCTGCTCAACCTAGTCAGAGGATTCTTCCATCATCTTTCATGGGAAATGTTTCCCGATCTGTATTTAAACCTAGCTTAGGAAATTATAAACGACTTGCTGGTGGAAGGGTTCTACGTTCATCTTTCGTTGGAGGAAACTCAATTGATACTTCAACAAGACTTCAGCCATCAGCATTTGTAGAAGTAAAATCCCATACCAAGATGAAACCTTCAGTAGAGAGTATAG ACAATAAACATTTGCTTGGAAGGGACATTTCATATCGGCTGCTGCCTTCTTCATTCCATGGAAGATCAGCCAACATTATGCAGCAACCAGGAATAAGCAATGAACAAAAGCACTTGGGAATGGGAGATGATAGGCACATTCGTGATGAGAGGCATATATATCAAGAGGCATTGCAG AACCTTGATCAACCACAGATTGAAGACGATCTGCCAGACACTCTGTTGGCTGTTCCTCTCCTAAAGCACCAG AAAATAGCCTTGGCTTGGATGGTTCAAAAGGAGAATAGTGTACATTGTGCAGGCGGAATACTTGCTGATGATCAG GGCCTTGGTAAGACAATATCGATGATTGCTCTAATACAAAAGCAAATAGCGGAACAGTTGAACTTCACATCTGCCAATTCTAGTTGTATCATGCCAGAAACATTAAATCTAGATGAGGATGGGGTTAGTGACTTGGCTATGTCAAAGCAACAAACTGAGAGAATGACTAATTCACGTGTACACTCGTCATCCCAAAACTCAAAACCGGCTGCTGGTACTCTTGTTGTATGCCCTGCAAGTGTTCTTCGACAATGGGCTCAAGAGCTAGATGAGAAAGTTCCTGAAAGTGCAAAGTTGTCTGTTCTAATATACCATGGAGGTACAAGGACAAAAGATCCTATGGAGTTAACAGAGTATCATGTTGTTCTAACCACCTATTCAATTGTTACTCATGAAGTACCAACTCATTTATTGCCTTCTGATGATGAAAAGGATGAGCTCACATGCAACAAAAAAAGGAAAGCAGTTCCCAAAAAAGGGAACAAGCAGAAGAGAAAAgggcaaagaaagaaaaattcgcAGCATGATATTGGCAGTGGTCCCCTTTCAAGAGTTCGGTGGTTCAGGATTATACTAGATGAGgttcaaataataaaaaatttcagaACACAAATGTCTAGATCTTGTTCTGGTCTTCGTGCTAAAAGAAGATGGTGCTTATCAGGGACACCGATGCAGAATTCAATCGATGACCTCTACAGCTACTTCCGCTTCTTGAAGTATGATCCGTATACTGACTATAGTTCTTTCTGTACCTCTATAAAATATCCAATTTCTACAAATGCAAGCAGTGGATATAAGAAGCTTCAGGCTGTCTTTAAAGCTATACTGCTTCGTCGCACCAAAG GTACACTAATTAATGGGGAGCCAATTCTTAAACTACCTCCAAAATCAATCTTCCTTGAAAAGCTGGATTTTTCGCAAGAGGAGAGACAATTCTATTTGCAACTAGAGGCTGATTCACGAGAACAATTCAAG GAATATGCCAATGCTGGGACcttgaaaaaaaattatgcaaataTTCTATTGCTGCTTTTGCGACTTAGGCAAGCCTGTGATCACCCCATTCTTGTCAAAGGGTTCCATTCAAATACCAGTGGAAAGAACTCAATGCCTATGGAGCAGCATCTTTCCAGGAAGACGATTGTCCATTTGCTTAATCAGTTAGAAAGTTCTCTCGGAATTTGTGATTTGTGCAGT GACCTAGCCGAGGATGCTGTTGTCACAATGTGTGGGCATGTCTTTTGCTATCAGTGTGTGTCTGAACATTTAACTGGTGATGACAACTTGTGTCCTGCAACCGACTGTAGTAATACTATTGGTTATGATTCATTTTTTTCACGAGATATATTGAAGAGATTAATTTCTGATGATGATACTGATGAAGCTTCAACCCGCTATACTTGTGATCCAGAATCAGTCACCCACGGTCATTACATCTCTTCCAAAACTAAAGCCGTTCTAGATATCCTGATGTCAATCTCTGGTTCAAATACCAAAATTGTTGATAATCTTGCAAATTCCACTAATTTCAAACCTAATCAGTTAAACCTAAATCCTAAAGTGCCCGAAAAGGTCCTTATTTTTTCCCAGTGGAATGGCATGCTGGACTTGCTTGAGTTTTCATTGGATAAGTATTTTATACAGTATAGGAGGCTAGATGGGACAATGTCTCTTACTTCAAGAGACAAGGCTGTGAAAGACTTCAATAGTGACCCAGAG GTAACTGTTATGCTAATGTCACTAAAAGCGGGAAGTCTTGGCCTGAATATGGTTGTTGCACGTCATGTGATTCTTCTTGATCTTTGGTGGAATCCAACTACTGAAGAGCAAGCCATTGACCGAGTGCATCGAATTGGACAAACCCATCCAGTAAAGGTGTCACGAATAACTATAAAAGATACAGTTGAAGATCGTATATTGGCTCTTCAG gagaagaaaaggaagatgaTTTCTTCTGCTTTTGGAGATGACCACGGTGTCAATAAAGCTAGTCAGCTCAGCGTGGAAGATCTAAAATACCTGTTTAACTTCTTCAATGACTGA